In Halorubellus sp. JP-L1, one DNA window encodes the following:
- a CDS encoding adenine phosphoribosyltransferase, which yields MQRLRQSVHDAPVVERDGYRYLVHPVSNGIPTLDPRLMREVVNGLLRLVDFEDADVIVTPVTMGVHVATALSLTTDVPLVVIRSREYGFDDEVPFEHPDGQYYLNDVTAGDRVVVVDDLVNTGQSIAAVVEALDDVGAELLDVACVLRRVDSRDDLAAVDVKRLLDVAVTDDGVEIVDE from the coding sequence ATGCAGCGACTTCGGCAGTCCGTCCACGACGCGCCCGTCGTGGAGCGCGACGGCTACCGCTACCTCGTCCATCCCGTCAGCAACGGCATCCCGACGCTCGACCCGCGCCTGATGCGCGAGGTCGTCAACGGCCTCCTTCGCCTCGTCGACTTCGAGGACGCCGACGTCATCGTGACGCCCGTGACGATGGGCGTGCACGTCGCGACGGCCCTCTCGCTGACGACGGACGTCCCGCTCGTCGTCATCCGCTCTCGCGAGTACGGGTTCGACGACGAGGTCCCCTTCGAGCACCCGGACGGTCAGTACTACCTGAACGACGTGACCGCGGGCGACCGCGTCGTCGTCGTCGACGACCTCGTGAACACGGGCCAGAGCATCGCCGCCGTCGTCGAGGCGCTCGACGACGTCGGCGCGGAACTGCTCGACGTCGCGTGCGTCCTGCGTCGCGTCGACTCCCGGGACGACCTCGCGGCCGTGGACGTCAAGCGGCTGCTCGACGTCGCGGTCACCGACGACGGCGTCGAGATCGTCGACGAGTAA
- a CDS encoding DNA-binding protein — protein sequence MTENRPTGTDAAQRESSAASTNEASDRRGVDGADDASRSSPAGFETLVREGEAVAASCPYCERPFAAVAARDLHVGEVHESVCSASEREAYEAAFAAEDDELFYFHLKVVAALAVLYTVVVLAYMMALGGGYL from the coding sequence ATGACCGAAAATCGACCCACCGGCACCGACGCCGCCCAGCGCGAGAGCAGTGCCGCCAGTACCAACGAGGCCAGCGATCGACGGGGCGTCGACGGGGCCGACGACGCGTCGCGGTCGTCGCCAGCTGGATTCGAGACGCTCGTCCGCGAGGGCGAGGCGGTCGCGGCGTCGTGCCCGTACTGCGAGCGTCCGTTCGCGGCGGTGGCCGCGCGGGACCTCCACGTCGGCGAGGTTCACGAGTCGGTCTGCTCGGCGAGCGAGCGCGAGGCGTACGAGGCGGCGTTCGCGGCCGAGGACGACGAACTGTTCTACTTCCACCTCAAGGTCGTCGCCGCGCTCGCCGTCCTGTACACGGTCGTCGTCCTCGCGTACATGATGGCGCTCGGCGGCGGCTACCTGTGA
- the coxB gene encoding cytochrome c oxidase subunit II, which produces MVPLVTLLVGVLVPGQIVPEGSRSVVFQQIYGVFLVLGTIVGIVVTVYMVWKAWKYRASADHGDDENRPELGELPSGGGGGRKLFLSFSLSAIIVVSLISWTYFTLLYVENPEPIQDEEPMTVEVIGHQFYWEFVYPNGHTTQDQLVIPEDRRIRLEVTSADVFHNFGIPELRAKADAIPGQQTSTWFLAEDTGTYQANCYELCGQGHSHMSGTVRVLTQSEFETWYANTTNESANATANESGNDTASVMGSTANVPSVMGSEGATTGAVATSTVAPASPTAAPARHAPVAHRQHGEVV; this is translated from the coding sequence ATGGTGCCACTCGTCACGCTGCTCGTGGGGGTGCTCGTGCCCGGGCAGATCGTCCCGGAGGGGTCGCGGTCGGTCGTCTTCCAGCAGATCTACGGCGTCTTCCTCGTCCTGGGGACGATCGTCGGCATCGTCGTCACCGTCTACATGGTCTGGAAGGCCTGGAAGTACCGGGCCAGTGCCGACCACGGCGACGACGAGAATCGCCCGGAACTCGGTGAACTGCCCAGCGGTGGCGGCGGCGGCCGGAAGCTGTTCCTCTCGTTCTCGCTCTCTGCGATCATCGTCGTCTCCCTGATCTCCTGGACGTACTTCACGCTCCTGTACGTCGAGAACCCGGAGCCGATCCAGGACGAGGAACCGATGACCGTCGAGGTGATCGGCCACCAGTTCTACTGGGAGTTCGTCTACCCGAACGGGCACACGACCCAGGACCAGCTCGTGATCCCCGAGGACCGACGGATACGCCTCGAAGTGACGTCCGCGGACGTCTTCCACAACTTCGGGATCCCCGAGTTGCGCGCGAAGGCCGACGCCATCCCCGGCCAGCAGACGAGTACGTGGTTCCTCGCCGAGGACACCGGGACGTACCAGGCGAACTGCTACGAGCTCTGCGGGCAGGGCCACTCGCACATGTCCGGGACCGTTCGCGTCCTCACCCAGTCCGAGTTCGAGACCTGGTACGCGAACACGACCAACGAGTCGGCGAACGCCACGGCGAACGAGAGCGGGAACGACACCGCGAGCGTGATGGGGTCGACTGCTAACGTACCGAGCGTGATGGGGTCGGAGGGAGCGACGACGGGCGCGGTCGCGACGTCGACCGTGGCGCCGGCGTCGCCGACGGCCGCCCCCGCCCGGCACGCACCAGTGGCGCACCGCCAGCACGGAGAGGTGGTCTGA
- a CDS encoding cbb3-type cytochrome c oxidase subunit I, producing MNDTTSSTDRRPDDAPTDGTRTDGGESTDVGARTDGGALEAADHAHDEHGLPPTSAVKRWFITTNHKDVGLLYIATSLSFLVLGGVLALLLRTQLWVPRTPGAGPLSAMAYNQAVSVHGLVMVFWFLSPFAFGFANYVVPLQMGAKDLAFPRLNALSYWLYLVSGILLFVSFFQGGSFAGGWTMYAPLNLPTFTPSVGGSAAILALMLFVASVTVSSVNFLTTMHRMRAEGLTLRRLPLFSWTILLTVWMMLFAFAALLAALLILSADRLLGTTYFAVNGAAGSLLWTHLFWFFGHPEVYIVFFPALGVMAETFQTFTGRRIVGRKWFIAAMVLVALQSFIVWMHHMFLTSINLEIKTLFMATTIGISLPFDLMVFSLIYTMVKGRIRFKTPFLFSFGGLLLFILGGITGVFLGAVVLDYEFRGTYWVVAHFHYVMVGGVTALIGGLYYWYPKMTGRMYDEFLGKLHFGLYFVGFNLLYFPMFVAWETPRRVFAYDPSMTIWHQLSTVGAVVLGGSFLIMFYNLITSAYRGERADDDPWAYVTTAEWAVSSPPPLENFPGLPSYASGKLAFLGGDSESLETVDDDAPAAADGSGGAATDGGGRGGGGGAATDGGGGGATTDGGAPATASASDALAASSHTEAEVHAGEEHHASHASIWPFLVSVGALLLFFGLSGYTNQSFPEGTMGTVYAGSTGVGLLWLFASLVGMARESFTGPSGPYGESWPFEKVSNMKTGMWIFLASDVVLFGAFIGAYVFLRFASGWIGWEPIPENIVPGLINTYVLLTSSFTVILALEAAERKSRGGVVASLAATLILGLGFLGNKVIEWEHLFHEGIWIDTSIRASTYFLTTGLHGAHVIVGLIITLYMIPRAWGGAYLDDSGPIEYFGLYWHFVDIVWLFLFPLFYIL from the coding sequence ATGAACGACACCACGAGTTCGACGGACCGACGGCCCGACGACGCACCGACCGACGGCACGCGAACCGACGGCGGCGAATCGACCGACGTCGGCGCGCGAACCGACGGCGGTGCGCTCGAGGCCGCCGACCACGCGCACGACGAGCACGGGCTCCCGCCGACGAGTGCCGTGAAGCGCTGGTTCATCACGACGAACCACAAGGACGTCGGGCTGCTGTACATCGCGACGTCGCTGTCCTTCCTCGTGCTCGGCGGCGTGCTCGCGCTCCTGCTCCGTACGCAGCTCTGGGTGCCGCGCACGCCCGGCGCCGGCCCGCTCTCCGCGATGGCGTACAACCAGGCCGTCTCCGTGCACGGCCTCGTGATGGTGTTCTGGTTCCTGTCGCCGTTCGCGTTCGGGTTCGCGAACTACGTCGTCCCCCTCCAGATGGGCGCGAAGGACCTCGCGTTCCCGCGACTGAACGCGCTCAGCTACTGGCTGTACCTCGTCTCCGGCATCCTCCTGTTCGTCTCGTTCTTCCAGGGCGGGTCGTTCGCGGGCGGCTGGACGATGTACGCGCCACTGAACCTCCCGACGTTCACGCCGAGCGTCGGCGGGAGCGCCGCCATCCTCGCACTCATGCTGTTCGTCGCGAGCGTCACGGTGTCCTCGGTGAACTTCCTGACGACCATGCATCGCATGCGCGCCGAAGGCCTCACGCTCCGCCGACTCCCGCTGTTCTCGTGGACGATCCTGCTGACCGTCTGGATGATGCTGTTCGCGTTCGCCGCGCTCCTGGCGGCACTCCTCATCCTCTCCGCGGACCGCCTGCTCGGCACGACGTACTTCGCCGTCAACGGCGCCGCCGGGTCGCTGCTGTGGACGCACCTGTTCTGGTTCTTCGGGCACCCCGAGGTCTACATCGTCTTCTTCCCCGCCCTCGGCGTGATGGCGGAGACGTTCCAGACGTTCACGGGCCGCCGCATCGTCGGCCGGAAGTGGTTCATCGCCGCGATGGTCCTGGTGGCGCTCCAGAGCTTCATCGTCTGGATGCACCACATGTTCCTCACGTCGATCAACCTCGAGATCAAGACGCTGTTCATGGCGACCACCATCGGCATCTCGCTGCCGTTCGACCTGATGGTGTTCTCGCTGATCTACACGATGGTGAAGGGCCGCATCCGGTTCAAGACGCCGTTCCTGTTCAGCTTCGGCGGCCTGCTACTGTTCATCCTCGGCGGCATCACGGGCGTGTTCCTGGGCGCGGTCGTCCTCGACTACGAGTTCCGCGGGACGTACTGGGTGGTCGCGCACTTCCACTACGTGATGGTCGGCGGCGTCACCGCCCTCATCGGCGGCCTCTACTACTGGTACCCGAAGATGACCGGGCGGATGTACGACGAGTTCCTCGGGAAACTCCACTTCGGACTGTACTTCGTCGGGTTCAACCTGCTGTACTTCCCGATGTTCGTCGCCTGGGAGACCCCGCGGCGCGTGTTCGCGTACGACCCGAGCATGACGATCTGGCACCAGCTGTCGACCGTCGGCGCGGTCGTCCTCGGCGGGTCGTTCCTGATCATGTTCTACAACCTCATCACGTCCGCGTACCGGGGCGAGCGCGCGGACGACGACCCGTGGGCGTACGTCACGACCGCCGAGTGGGCGGTGTCCTCGCCGCCGCCCCTGGAGAACTTCCCGGGCTTGCCGTCGTACGCGAGCGGGAAGCTCGCGTTCCTCGGCGGCGACAGCGAGAGTCTCGAGACCGTCGACGACGACGCGCCCGCCGCGGCGGACGGCAGCGGTGGTGCGGCGACCGACGGCGGTGGCCGTGGTGGTGGCGGCGGCGCAGCGACCGACGGCGGCGGTGGCGGCGCCACGACGGACGGTGGCGCACCCGCGACCGCGTCCGCGTCGGACGCGCTCGCCGCGTCGAGCCACACCGAGGCGGAGGTTCACGCCGGCGAGGAGCACCACGCGAGCCACGCGAGCATCTGGCCGTTCCTCGTCAGCGTCGGCGCGCTCCTCCTGTTCTTCGGCCTCTCCGGGTACACGAACCAGTCGTTCCCAGAGGGCACGATGGGCACCGTCTACGCGGGATCGACCGGGGTCGGCCTGCTCTGGCTGTTCGCGTCGCTCGTCGGCATGGCCCGAGAGTCATTCACCGGCCCGAGTGGCCCGTACGGCGAGAGCTGGCCGTTCGAGAAGGTGTCGAACATGAAGACGGGGATGTGGATATTCCTCGCGAGCGACGTCGTTCTCTTCGGCGCGTTCATCGGCGCGTACGTCTTCCTCCGATTCGCTTCGGGCTGGATCGGCTGGGAGCCGATCCCGGAGAACATCGTGCCCGGCCTCATCAACACGTACGTCCTGTTGACGAGCAGCTTCACGGTCATCCTCGCGCTCGAGGCCGCGGAACGAAAGAGCCGCGGCGGCGTCGTCGCGAGCCTCGCCGCGACGCTGATCCTCGGCCTCGGGTTCCTCGGGAACAAGGTCATCGAGTGGGAGCACCTGTTCCACGAGGGCATCTGGATCGACACCAGCATCCGCGCGTCGACGTACTTCCTGACGACGGGCCTGCACGGCGCGCACGTCATCGTCGGCCTCATAATCACGCTCTACATGATCCCGAGAGCGTGGGGTGGCGCGTACCTCGACGACAGCGGGCCGATCGAGTACTTCGGGCTGTACTGGCACTTCGTGGACATCGTGTGGCTGTTCCTGTTCCCGCTGTTCTACATCCTCTAG
- a CDS encoding cytochrome C oxidase subunit IV family protein yields the protein MTRLKLYTAIYVVLFVSATVQVLVEQMEMSYTMALGIIMALSFAKAGIVAAYYQHLRWEPRSLTYLVGIGLLAALALTVAATYSITP from the coding sequence ATGACCAGACTCAAACTTTACACGGCGATATACGTCGTCCTGTTCGTGTCGGCGACCGTCCAGGTGCTCGTCGAGCAGATGGAGATGTCGTACACGATGGCGCTCGGCATCATCATGGCGCTGTCGTTCGCGAAGGCCGGTATCGTCGCGGCCTACTACCAGCACTTGCGCTGGGAGCCCCGGTCGCTGACGTACCTCGTCGGCATCGGACTGCTGGCGGCGCTCGCGCTGACCGTCGCGGCGACGTACTCCATCACCCCATGA